DNA sequence from the Fusobacterium sp. SYSU M8D902 genome:
ACTCTAGAAGCAGTACTTATACAAAATGCCTGAAATGATGAAACTTCATTTTTTCCCACCTTTGTTTTTTCCATTAAAAGTTGACACATATGTGCTAACAATCTAAATTGTACCCCTCTTGTTTTCACTGTAAAAATTATTCCACTAACCACTAACAATACAACTATTAGATTATAGTTCCACATCACCGTGTTAATTGAATTAACTAAATTTTCAAAAGTATTCATCCTACTCTCCTCCTTAATATTTTTAAATTTTATAAAAAAAACGACTGGCTTAGATAATTTAAGGAATGTTATACAAAAATAAACACCTAAATTAAACTAATTCAGTCGCTCTAATTTAACATATTTAACTACAATCCTACTATCCTACTATTTGATATTTTTTCATAAACTGTTCTACTTTTTCTACATCTACTACTGGCACCTTAGAGATCTCTCCATCTATTCTAACTTCGATCTCCTCTTTACCCTTACATTTAGAGTATCTTGAAAATAACTCTTTTACCAACTCTAGCTCTTCCTGTGTAAACTCTCCAAACCCTAACATATGAGGTCCTGGAACTCTATGTCCACATAGGTAAAAACTTCCTAACTCTTTATATCCTGCTATTCTCTCATTTCCCTCTTGATCTCTACCTACAAACAAATACTTACCTTTATCTAATCTATAAAATCTACTCTTCTTGATCAAGTGGAAAAGGAATGAGTAATCCTCTTCTAAATACCCATCTTTTTCTAATACAGATAGTCTATCAGAAAAAGCTGGATCTGTCAATAGGCAACCTCCACCTGGACTAGGATACTCTTTTAATCCATATTTTTCCATTAACTCCATCTGAATCTGTCTACTTCTTCCTTGAATATCTAGAAGCTTTTCTCTATCTATCCATCCCTCTAATTCTGGTTTACTAGGTGGTAATAGTTTTGCTGATAATGGTCTAACTATTAACTCATCCATACCTGATAATTTTTTTACTTTTTCTAAAGCAGCAGAGTTTTGTGACATAGGTCTTTGACCTAATACCTCTCCAGATATTACAAAATCCGCATCATACTTTTCTAAAAGCTCTCCTGCTACTTTAAACATAAGAGAGTGGCAATCTATACAAGGATTCATATTTTTCCCTCTTCCATAGACAGGATTTTTCACCACTTCAGTATGTCTTTTTTCAAAATGTACATACTCCACCTTTATCCCTAATTGTTCTGCCATTTTCTCAGCTTTTTCATTTTTCCCACCAAAAAAATGCGATACAAAATTTAATGCAATAACATCAATCCCTTGATCTTTTACAACTTTTATTGCTAAAGCACTATCCAATCCTCCTGAAAATAGTGCCAATGCTCTCCTTCTTTTTTCCACTTCTACCTCTCTTCTTTTCCAAAATCCTTGAATATTCTTGGGTTCATAGTCTTTTTATCCTCATAATAAACCTTCATACTCTTAGGAACTATTGTATAAACTTTTTTGCTAATTACTAGATAGTTAGATTCCTTTACAGTCATAGCTCCTGACAAGAAATTCATAAGTCTAATTGCTGTATCCTCATCTAAATACTCTAGATTTAATGTTACCATCTTATCTGCTCTTATATAATCTACTATTTTTCTACAATCAGAAAATGCTTTTGGATCTAAAAATATTGTTTGGCAATTGCTTCCACTACTGATCTCATTTTCTAAACTTGAAGTCTGTTTCTGCTTAAACCCTGTATGAGGAATATGTGGAGCTGGAGTAGATTCAACTTCATTTTGAACTGTACTTCCCTTATTTATCTCAACTTCTGTTATTCCACTATCTTCGAATCTTAACTCTTCATCCTCTTCGACTCCATCTGGAAATCCAAAAAACTCCTTAACATTATCAAAAAGCTTTTTCTTGCTCATCTCTACTCTCCTCCTATTTCTCATATATTTTTCTACCTACTCTTATGAGAGTAGCACCCTCTTTTAGGGCTAATTTATAATCATTTGTCATACCCATAGATAACTCTGTAAGTTGACCCTTAAAGTATCTTTCATTCAGCTCATCCTTTATCTCTCTAAGCCTTCTAAATACTCTTGTCACCAACTCTTTATCATCTGTAAATGGAGCCATTGTCATAAGACCTATGATATTTATGTTATTTAGTGCCATAAGTTCTGGCAACTCACCATATAGATCCTCCAAATCATACCCCTCTTTACTCTCTTCTCCAGCTATATTTATCTCCAACAGAACATCTATCTTTCTGTTATTTTGAAGAGCTCTCTTATCAATCTCCTGAGCTAGAGAAAGTTTATTTACAGAGTGTATCAACTTAATAAATGAGGCTATATACTTAACCTTATTTTTTTGAAGATTACCTATAAAGTGCCACTCAATATCATCTTTATTTTCTGAGTTGTATTTTTCATACTTCTCTTTGATAACCTGTGCTTTATTTTCACCAAACACTCTTACATTACAGTTTAATATTTCATCCATAACATCTGATTGTACATACTTAGTAACTGCAATAAATTTTACTTTTTCAGGATATATTGAATAATTTTTTATATCCTCTTGAATATCTTCAATATTCTTTTCTATACTACTCATCTTTCAACTCCATTTAAATAAACTCATCTAGAACATCATTAGCAAGCATTATTCCCTTTCTTGTGAGAAGAAAATGCTCCCCTACTCTATATAAAAAACCTTTTTCTTCCAATTCTAGACATTTTTTTAAATATTTCTCACTTGGAACTACTCCCTTTTTTAGAAGTCTGAATCCCAACATATATTTATATTGCTCCTTTGAGTCTAAATCTACAAATTCACTTTCCAATATTGGTATTTCTCTTTTATCTATAGTATCATAATATTTAGAAATTTGCACCTGATTTTTGTATCTCTTTTTATCTATATATCCTGAAGCTCCCAATCCTATCCCCAAATACTCTCTATTTTCCCAGTATTTAGAGTTGTGTCGAGCCTCTCTATTAGGTAAACAAAAATTGGAGATCTCATAGTGAATATATCCCATCTCTTGAGATTTATCTATTATATATTCAAACATTTGAGCTTCCAATTCATTCTCAGTTTCACTGTACACTCCCTCTTCTAATTTCTTAAAAAACGGTGTCCCCTCTTCCCAAATCAATGAGTAAATTGAAAAATGGTCAGGTCTTAATTCTAACAATCTATGCAGATCAGATTTCACTGCTTGTAAACTTTGGTTTGGAAGTGAAAACATAAGATCTAAACTTATATTCTCAAAGCCAGCTTCCCTAGCTTGTAAATAAGTCTCTATTCCCTCTTTAGAGCTATGCATTCTTCCTAATACTTTTAACATCTCATCATCAAAAGTTTGAATTCCAATACTCACTCTATTTATTCCAGCCTTTTTAAATCCTCTTAACTTTTCTAAATCTACAGTCTTAGGATTTACCTCCAAAGTTACCTCTGCTCCATCTTTTATCTTTAATCTTTTTATTATCCTCTCCACATCTTCACAATCTAAAAGAGAGGGAGTCCCCCCTCCCAAGTAGACTGTGTCATACTCATATTCAGGATATAAGTCTATCTCTTTTAAAATATAATCCACATATTTTTTCCTATCATCTTCATTTGATTTGAAAGATAGGAAATCACAGTAGTTACATTTATTCATACAGAAAGGAATATGGATGTAAACTCCATCTAACATTATCTCCTCCTAACTATAATGTATCTATATATTTTATAAACTCCTCTTTTACATATTGAAGTTTTTCATCAGCTTTTTTATTGTCTGAATCTAC
Encoded proteins:
- a CDS encoding 7-cyano-7-deazaguanine synthase — translated: MEKRRRALALFSGGLDSALAIKVVKDQGIDVIALNFVSHFFGGKNEKAEKMAEQLGIKVEYVHFEKRHTEVVKNPVYGRGKNMNPCIDCHSLMFKVAGELLEKYDADFVISGEVLGQRPMSQNSAALEKVKKLSGMDELIVRPLSAKLLPPSKPELEGWIDREKLLDIQGRSRQIQMELMEKYGLKEYPSPGGGCLLTDPAFSDRLSVLEKDGYLEEDYSFLFHLIKKSRFYRLDKGKYLFVGRDQEGNERIAGYKELGSFYLCGHRVPGPHMLGFGEFTQEELELVKELFSRYSKCKGKEEIEVRIDGEISKVPVVDVEKVEQFMKKYQIVG
- the sepF gene encoding cell division protein SepF, coding for MSKKKLFDNVKEFFGFPDGVEEDEELRFEDSGITEVEINKGSTVQNEVESTPAPHIPHTGFKQKQTSSLENEISSGSNCQTIFLDPKAFSDCRKIVDYIRADKMVTLNLEYLDEDTAIRLMNFLSGAMTVKESNYLVISKKVYTIVPKSMKVYYEDKKTMNPRIFKDFGKEER
- a CDS encoding YggS family pyridoxal phosphate-dependent enzyme; amino-acid sequence: MSSIEKNIEDIQEDIKNYSIYPEKVKFIAVTKYVQSDVMDEILNCNVRVFGENKAQVIKEKYEKYNSENKDDIEWHFIGNLQKNKVKYIASFIKLIHSVNKLSLAQEIDKRALQNNRKIDVLLEINIAGEESKEGYDLEDLYGELPELMALNNINIIGLMTMAPFTDDKELVTRVFRRLREIKDELNERYFKGQLTELSMGMTNDYKLALKEGATLIRVGRKIYEK
- the hemW gene encoding radical SAM family heme chaperone HemW, with protein sequence MLDGVYIHIPFCMNKCNYCDFLSFKSNEDDRKKYVDYILKEIDLYPEYEYDTVYLGGGTPSLLDCEDVERIIKRLKIKDGAEVTLEVNPKTVDLEKLRGFKKAGINRVSIGIQTFDDEMLKVLGRMHSSKEGIETYLQAREAGFENISLDLMFSLPNQSLQAVKSDLHRLLELRPDHFSIYSLIWEEGTPFFKKLEEGVYSETENELEAQMFEYIIDKSQEMGYIHYEISNFCLPNREARHNSKYWENREYLGIGLGASGYIDKKRYKNQVQISKYYDTIDKREIPILESEFVDLDSKEQYKYMLGFRLLKKGVVPSEKYLKKCLELEEKGFLYRVGEHFLLTRKGIMLANDVLDEFI